Proteins found in one Lycium ferocissimum isolate CSIRO_LF1 chromosome 6, AGI_CSIRO_Lferr_CH_V1, whole genome shotgun sequence genomic segment:
- the LOC132061418 gene encoding uncharacterized protein LOC132061418, whose translation MADVGQSGHVNNTEIVAENEGSEPRGLPNLADPDPVNSREGLNRQNTVDQENAALPATDPLRTHNSVTLSRTQSQREPEAPNDGINLRLIFEMLQEQRAAIAEQGMAIARLQSGQGEAGPEKAKGAVEIGRNEPRMVESDDSRAGSSTEVLKMLETLAKRVDSTEKRVETYNSRVDQIPGAPPLLKGPNSKRYVQRPFPPSAAPKLIPKRFKMPDIQKYNGTTDPHEHVTSYTCAIKGNDMEEDEIESVLLKKFGETLSKGALTWYDHLPEHSITSFEMLADAFVKAHAGAIKVQARKADIFRITQRDDELLREFVTRFQRERMELPPVPEEWAAQAFTKGLNMLSSVASAKLKENLLEYEAITWADVHNRYESKIRVEDDQFELSPIKLKADRGFEKPRRGYEAKSESSKERFRPYSHPERSNSRSEKPREGPSHFSGRGSKLDARPLNSRGLSFRSDTGSSASNKGPPRISEYNFNVSTSDLVSAISRISNVRWLKPLKTDPGQGDPSMVCEYHGTHGHKTEDCRHLREEVARLLKNGHLRDLLSERARNYYKGREVHQRVEPVEHQHIINMIVGGIDIPRVPIMKRTKISIIGEKRTRDHLPGGSISFDDGDAEGIIQPHNDLCGNFVLIFKTKVKRILIDPGSSANIIRWRVVEQLGLLDRIVPATRVLSGFNMASETTKGEISLPVNIEAAIQQTLFYVIEGDMKYNALLGRPWIHSMRAVPSTLHQLLKFPTLEGVKTIRGEQPAAKEMFAVEESVPRPKEPARKEMGITGGEAPQ comes from the coding sequence ATGGCTGACGTCGGACAATCTGGTCACGTTAATAACACCGAAATTGTGGCAGAAAATGAGGGGAGCGAGCCACGGGGATTACCAAATCTTGCTGACCCGGACCCCGTTAACTCGAGGGAGGGGCTCAATCGACAAAACACCGTGGATCAAGAGAATGCCGCCCTACCGGCCACTGATCCTCTAAGAACTCATAACTCCGTCACATTGTCTCGGACCCAAAGCCAGAGGGAACCGGAGGCACCGAATGACGGCATTAATTTGCGTCTGATTTTTGAGATGTTGCAGGAACAAAGAGCAGCAATCGCCGAGCAAGGAATGGCGATTGCCCGGTTGCAAAGTGGACAAGGGGAAGCTGGGCCGGAAAAGGCAAAAGGTGCAGTGGAAATTGGAAGGAACGAGCCACGGATGGTCGAGAGTGATGATTCTCGGgccggttcctccaccgaggTCCTGAAGATGCTTGAGACTTTGGCAAAACGGGTGGATTCGACCGAGAAGAGAGTCGAGACATACAATTCTCGGGTGGACCAGATACCGGGGGCTCCACCTTTACTGAAGGGGCCGAATTCGAAAAGGTACGTCCAAAGGCCTTTTCCACCGAGCGCGGCCCCGAAActgatcccgaagaggttcaaaatgcccgACATCCAGAAGTACAACGGCACCACGGACCCGCACGAGCACGTGACTTCATATACTTgcgccataaaaggcaatgatatggaagaagatgaaattgagtcggTATTGctgaaaaaatttggggaaactctgtcgaaaggAGCGCTGACATGGTATGACCATCTACCCGAGCACTCGATCACTTCGTTCGAAATGCTGGCTGACGCCTTCGTAAAGGCACATGCCGGTGCCATCAAGGTGCAGGCCCGTAAGGCCGACATCTTCCGGATAACTCAAAGGGACGATGAGTTACTAAGGGAGTTCGTGACCCGGTTCCAGAGGGAACGGATGGAATTGCCCCCGGTGCCAGAGGAATGGGCCGCACAAGCTTTCACAAAAGGGCTCAACATGCTAAGCTCGGTTGCCTCGGCCAAGTTGAAGGAGAATTTGCTGGAATACGAGGCCATAACATGGGCCGATGTCCACAATCGGTATGAATcgaagattcgggtagaggatgatcAATTCGAGCTCTCCCCGATAAAGCTGAAGGCGGACAGAGGTTTCGAGAAACCGAGGAGGGGTTATGAAGCAAAGTCCGAATCATCTAAAGAAAGATTTCGGCCATACTCGCACCCGGAGCGATCAAATTCCAGGTCGGAAAAGCCAAGGGAAGGCCCGAGCCACTTCTCAGGTCGAGGTAGCAAGCTGGACGCGCGCCCGTTAAATAGCCGGGGTCTCTCGTTCAGAAGCGATACCGGAAGTTCAGCCAGCAATAAAGGCCCTCCAAGGATTtcggagtacaacttcaacgtCAGTACCTCGGATCTTGTCTCGGCCATCAGTCGTATCTCGAATGTGCGGTGGCTGAAACCACTGAAAACAGATCCGGGGCAAGGGGATCCGAGCATGGTTTGTGAATATCACGGGACCCATGGTCACAAGACTGAGGATTGCCGCCATTTGAGAGAGGAGGTAGCCCGGTTGTTGAAAAACGGCCACCTCCGAGATCTATTGAGCGAGCGGGCCAGAAACTATTATAAGGGAAGGGAAGTTCATCAGAGGGTCGAACCAGTTGAACACCAGCATATAATCAATATGATAGTCGGGGGGATTGACATCCCTCGGGTTCCGATAATGAAGAGGACAAAGATTTCCATCATTGGGGAAAAACGTACCCGAGACCATTTACCCGGAGGTTCCATCTCTTTCGACGACGGGGACGCAGagggcatcattcaaccgcacaatgatcTATGCGGTAATTTCGTACTTATCTTTAAGACTAAggttaaacgtattttgattgacccaggtagctcggccaacatcattCGATGGAGAGTGGTCGAACAGTTAGGACTGCTCGATCGGATCGTACCGGCAACCCGGGTACTCAGCGGGTTCAACATGGCAAGCGAAACCACGAAAGGGGAGATCTCATTGCCCGTGAACATTGAAGCCGCCATTCAACAAACTTTGTTCTACGTGATCGAAGGGGACATGAAGTACAATGCGCTATTGGGCAGACcttggatacatagcatgagggcGGTACCTTCAACGTTGCATCAATTGCTGAAATTCCCCACCCTAGAGGGAGTGAAAACCATCCGCGGTGAGCAGCCCGCAGCAAAGGAGATGTTCGCTGTAGAGGAATCAGTGCCCCGGCCTAAAGAACCGGCTCGCAAAGAAATGGGTATAACCGGAGGGGAAGCCCCCCAATAG